From Triticum aestivum cultivar Chinese Spring chromosome 4A, IWGSC CS RefSeq v2.1, whole genome shotgun sequence, a single genomic window includes:
- the LOC123087955 gene encoding L-type lectin-domain containing receptor kinase SIT2, translating into MPALLLLILLLLSRGGEVAWSQLDDGQFAYQGFAGANLTLDGLAAVMPGGLLALTNFTQQTKAHAFHPAPLRFLGGSVNATAARSFSTCFVFAIVSGYDGLSDHGLAFVVAPTTDFTTANSGQYLGLLNSTNGTASAPILAVELDTILSPEFRDINSNHVGIDVNSLVSRQAQRAGYYDDDRGGAFRNLTLNSRNPMQVWVDYDGQSKRLDVTIAPVQVPKPSKPLLSEAIDLSTLMADAMYVGFSASSGVISGHHYLLGWSFSLDGPAPPLDFSKLPALPRLGPKPRSKVLDIVLPLASALLVAVALAAVFFFLWRRRRFAEVREGWEDEFGPHRYAYKDLHRATDGFREKNLLGVGGFGRVYKGLISESNLEIAVKRVSHESRQGLREFVAEVASIGRLRHRNLVQLLGYCRRKDELILVYDYMSNGSLDKYLHDPSLPAVSWPERFSIIKGVASGVLYLHEDWEKVVIHRDIKASNVLLDEQMNGCLGDFGLARLYDHGTVAQTTHVVGTMGYLAPELVRTGKATPLTDVFAFGVFLLEVACGRRPIERGERNNPVVMIDWVLERHRSGHLLEAVDPRLTEKFDTQEVTLVLQLGLLCSHPLPDARPSMRKVMQYLDRGQSVPDLSPTYMSYSMLALMENEGFDSYVMSYPPSATSNSTVSYGSSASVLAEGR; encoded by the coding sequence ATGCCGGCCCTTCTGCTGCTCATACTCCTGCTGCTGAGCCGTGGCGGCGAGGTGGCCTGGTCGCAGCTGGACGATGGCCAGTTCGCCTACCAAGGCTTCGCCGGCGCCAACCTTACCCTGGACGGCCTCGCCGCCGTCATGCCCGGCGGCCTGCTCGCGCTCACCAACTTCACGCAGCAGACAAAAGCCCACGCCTTCCACCCCGCCCCGCTCCGCTTCCTCGGCGGCTCGGTCAACGCCACGGCGGCGCGCTCCTTCTCCACGTGCTTCGTCTTCGCCATCGTGTCGGGCTACGACGGTCTCAGCGACCACGGGCTCGCCTTCGTCGTCGCCCCGACCACCGACTTCACCACCGCCAACTCCGGCCAGTACCTGGGCCTCCTCAACTCCACGAACGGCACGGCCAGCGCCCCCATCTTGGCCGTCGAGCTGGACACCATCCTCAGCCCCGAGTTCCGCGACATCAACAGCAACCACGTCGGCATCGACGTCAACAGCCTCGTGTCGCGGCAGGCCCAGCGGGCTGGCTACTACGATGACGACCGCGGCGGCGCCTTCCGGAACCTGACGCTTAACAGCCGCAACCCCATGCAGGTGTGGGTGGACTACGACGGCCAGTCCAAGCGGCTCGACGTGACAATAGCCCCCGTGCAGGTGCCCAAGCCCAGCAAGCCTCTGCTCTCCGAGGCCATCGACCTCTCCACGCTCATGGCGGACGCCATGTACGTCGGCTTCTCGGCGTCGTCGGGAGTCATCTCGGGGCATCACTACCTGCTCGGATGGAGCTTCAGCTTGGACGGGCCTGCCCCGCCGCTTGACTTCTCCAAGCTTCCTGCTCTGCCACGCCTGGGACCCAAGCCTCGGTCCAAGGTACTGGACATCGTGTTGCCGCTGGCCAGCGCGTTGCTCGTCGCGGTGGCGCTGGCCGCGGTCTTCTTCTTTCTGTGGCGCCGGCGCCGGTTCGCCGAGGTGCGCGAAGGCTGGGAAGACGAGTTCGGCCCCCACCGATACGCATACAAGGATCTGCATCGTGCCACGGATGGGTTCAGGGAAAAAAACTTGCTCGGCGTCGGAGGCTTCGGGAGGGTGTACAAAGGCCTGATATCCGAGTCCAATTTGGAGATTGCGGTGAAGAGGGTGTCGCATGAATCAAGGCAAGGACTGCGCGAGTTCGTCGCCGAGGTGGCGAGCATTGGCCGTCTCCGGCACCGGAATCTCGTGCAGCTATTGGGCTACTGCCGGCGCAAGGACGAGCTTATCTTGGTGTATGACTACATGTCAAATGGCAGCCTTGACAAGTACTTGCACGATCCAAGCCTGCCCGCCGTATCTTGGCCTGAAAGGTTCTCAATCATCAAAGGGGTCGCGTCAGGCGTGCTGTATCTCCACGAGGATTGGGAGAAGGTTGTCATCcacagagatatcaaggcgagcaATGTGCTCTTGGATGAACAGATGAATGGATGCCTCGGGGATTTCGGCCTCGCAAGGTTATACGACCATGGAACCGTTGCTCAAACAACCCATGTTGTTGGCACCATGGGATACCTTGCACCGGAGCTTGTGCGCACCGGGAAGGCAACACCCTTAACCGATGTGTTCGCATTCGGTGTGTTCCTCCTTGAGGTTGCGTGTGGACGACGACCCATCGAGCGCGGCGAGCGAAACAACCCTGTGGTGATGATTGATTGGGTGCTTGAGCGCCACCGCAGTGGACACTTACTCGAGGCAGTGGATCCACGACTAACAGAAAAGTTTGACACACAGGAGGTTACCCTCGTGCTACAACTAGGTTTGTTGTGCTCGCACCCATTGCCTGATGCAAGGCCTAGTATGCGCAAGGTTATGCAATACCTAGATCGTGGGCAGTCGGTTCCTGACTTGTCGCCGACTTACATGAGCTACAGTATGTTGGCGCTGATGGAGAATGAAGGCTTCGATTCGTACGTTATGTCGTACCCTCCATCGGCGACTAGCAATTCTACGGTGTCTTATGGGTCTTCGGCGTCCGTTCTCGCCGAGGGCAGATGA